The nucleotide sequence GAAGAggaatttcttgaaaataatcTTGGAAAAACAATTCAACTTAGCAGGAGTACTCACTCTgcaatacaaataaacaaagctTTGATGTTTTATTcacatgtgacgtcacatattGTTGCGAAATGTAGGTTTGTTAATAAAAGGATTTGTATCTTTTTCCTTATTTTGATCTACTTCTGTTATAGTCCAGATTGGTATTTACATTTAATAGGAATGCTTAATTTATAATTCTCACTTCCGTACCACGACCTCGAGGCCCACCTacagatattgacattattaTGAATAAGATATTTTCTTAATAAGTTTTTCCCCATATCAACCTTTTCCACCCATGTATTATTTATATCTTAGATTTCGTAAACTGTGACTTCCATTAGCTAAACTTACAGAGCTGTATGGAGAGGGCGCTTATCAAGCTAACACTTAACACTCACTATCAGCTTAATAATCCCAATAATTGGCATTCAGGTCTTCTTTCTCAATCGACGTGTTTCAAACTTCTGTCATGTGAACGAAGAAGGTGAAAGCTTTCAGTTCGTTATGAAAAACATCGGTAAGTTGTCTACCTTTGACTTAAAACTCGCCAACATGGCTTGTTTGCTTTTAGTTAGTTTGattctttcattatttattgGTGCTTGTAAtgagtttcattttatttgtttataggTTATCTCATCGTTTGCTAAATACCACTTCACGACCGATTTCGTctttttgggactcatcaggtgAAGGTAGGAATCGATCCCCGGTGATTATAGCCACAGTGTTTCTACTGGCGCGAATGCGTATTAATGACTTAAAGTGGAATTGTtgtggtgtgttgatctttaataATGTTTACATATGTCTGCCATACTACTTGCTACACGTTCAGTTCAGTAAAAAAAACTCCATTTTGGCTCAAAGAAGTGGTAATTCTGTGTACATTGacagattcaaagcaccagggggGCAAAGCTCTAATTTTGCAGCAATAAAGAGTTCTTACTAATCACTCTCATCTTTCGTCATTTTGCCATCATCATTTTTTGCATCGCCGGCGTCGTGGTCTTCGCAGTCAtcgttgttttctttcttaacttCAAAGAAGACGACGGATCATTTGTCATTTGCTTAAATCAGTTTATGAATGATATAAACAAATCAAGACACGCAACTAATGTTTCCCTTTTCATCACTACAGATATCCTCTTCGCTCTAACCCGGAAACGAGCATTGTAGTTATTTGACCATGAAAGGGTATTGCATTTACATCCTGGTCTTGGCGACGTATACAAACTGCCTAGAACCTTGCCCAAAGGAATGCTATTGTCCTGGATGGCGTATCTTTCAGTGTGATGGAAATCTCATGAACATCACCAAATTCCCTGTGTTAGAACACTTGGATGTGGGAAACCTTATCATTATCAACACCGATATTTCAAGTTTAACGAGTGGAGAAGTCATTCTGCCTTTTTTCCCAAACCTTATAGCCGTTGCTCTGAAATTCTGCAACATTAGATcaatcaataatttaattttcaatgcCACGCGAGAGGTTGAAAGTTTGGACATAGCTTACAACTATCTCACATCGGTGCCTGTTCAAAGTTTTCAAGTTCTTACGCAATTGACCATCCTTGACCTAAGtggaaacatgataactcaagtgGAGGCCTTCTCGTTTTCGTGCTGTGATAAACTGATGTTTATTCAACTTCGCGAAAATTTGATAACGAAAGCACGCTATGAAGCTACAGACGGACTGGTTGAACTTCAGACGTTACAATTGTCGAACAACGTATTCGAAAGTTTTCCATTTCCGACAGAAAACGAgattactttctttgtaaaaagTCTGCATTTAGTAtcaaataacattttgaaattaaacgtTGCGGTTCCTACCAAATTCCCAACTTGTTCGCATCTCGATTTATCAagtaattatttaattgcattagACGACTACGGATTGCACGGTTTCCCTCTTCTGGAAACGCTGAGAGCTCCAcgaaataatatttcttttgttgGAAAATCTCTTTTCGGAGACGAACCACATGGCCTTCAGGCGTTAGTTTTGCACGAAAATGACATACGTGAGATACCATCGATGCTCTTGACCAGACTACCCAACCTAACGACTCTTTCACTTGCAAAGAACAACATTTCTAATATCCACAATTTTGCATTTGAGCATAATTCTTACTTGAAGTACATCAATCTAGATGAGAATAATATTCATACGTGTTCGCCATTGGCTTTAGTTGGTTTGGACAATCTTGACACCCTGCGTATTTCTTTCAACAAGTTATCTCTCCTACCGATCGATTTTTTCCAGGTTAATCATGACTTTGGACTTTATTTACGTGGGAACAATTGGGGATGTGACTGCTCAATGAAATTTCTATATGATTGGTTTCTAAAGACAAGGTTTTTCCATTACCATGTGGACTGTGACACACCATTAGAATTGAAAGGTAAGAACTTATTGGAGTTAGAATTAAAAGATTTTTGTACCGACGGTGATGTTTCCACGCAATCTATGGCTGCTTCTACGGTGCTAAATACAAGAATGTTTGTGTTGCAGACTGAATTGATTGGCATATTATTTATGGTATTGGTTATTGTAACAATTGTTTTGTGCCTCTTCAAATGGTCTTCTCGAAACAACTAAATCTGTACGTTCATTTTAAGTATTATTTGTATCGTGAATACTGACTATGTTGCAGGAAAGATTAGATACTAGAGAACAAGAAGCTGGAAACATAAAATCTCGTTCTATTTCATGCTCGACTGTGTAAACTTAGTCTTTATCACAATCTAGGTTAACAGGTTCTGCCGATTATGTTGCAAATATCCATGGCCATTAGCAAATCTTATAATGGCTGAACATCATTAAATAGTTACCATTACTATGCAAATCAGCTGCGTGACGTGCAATTAGCTAGTATTATTAGCTTACTCTGTAAGAGGAAGACAAATTCCTCGTTAATCTTACTATATTAAATGACTGGCTTTAGCCCATTccaacatttgcatatatatgtatttatatatatatgtatgtatatatttctatatatatatatatatatctatatatatatatatatatatatatatatatatatatatatatatatatatatatgtatatccaaCAGCTTGTTTCGGCCCTACAGTCCTGTGTGCATGAtactacggatttcatccggaaaattggggaaataaaaatcTTCCCCCATCTAttctgttagttaccttggatgCGTCTTCgctatacacaaatatccctaacgaagagggcatttcggcctgcatAAATGCATTTAAACCGAtacgtggcaaaacccccacgaaggaagaattggccgaattgaTGCAATTAATCTTTACCAgtaataatctggtatttggcaacaaacactccATCTAAATTCATGTCCCCGCAATGGGTATCAAactggcaccgtcttttgccaacatctctgtgggaaacctcgagaaagaatttctttctcgacaaaacttgaaaccacacacgtggttacgtttcattgacgatatcttcatgatatggacccatTGCGAGGAAACTTCTAatactcttcattgatgacataaactcgtttcatctcACAATCAAGTTTACTACAGATTTTTCTGGATATAAcgttcacttcctggacaccactgtgaccctacaaaatggttcactcaaaacagacttgttcaataaacccacgaaaaAGCACATATACCCTTTACCAACCAGTTGCCATCCAGGTGACTGttccagaaatattccgtacagtcaagcgttgcgcattcgatgcatttgctcctctgaagtcgattttgattcccACACTAAAGAACTGtaacaacacctcctaaacagacagtattttcggggtactatttgaaatgacatcaaaaaggccaaaagcaaaccccgtaccgaaacattgacgtacaaaactcgtcaaaccagttccaaaaggggtACCAATAGTTACTGCATTCCACtatggtctcccaccactgacTAATATCTTTCAGAAGAATTTTCTCACAACTACCTGTCATCGCATTTAAAAGACCCAGTAACCTACGGGATAATTTAGTTCGGGCATCTTTTcaggatgacaccccattataggaaaacaaaacagaaactacaggatcatcgccctgtacgtAACATTGGAAAAAGGGGTAAATTGTCGATTCGACTGGGGCCTTTTAGTGCAATCGAACCAAATTTGGCATAAAATAAACTGCCTATCATGTCATTTTCCTCATCTAATGCAATATTTGCAACTTACAATAcgttggagagtcaaaaaagcACTCTAAGAATGAGAATatcacaacatagatcggcgatcaagacaaaaaaagatcaaccaacctgttgcaaatcacttcaatctccaaaatcattcaattgagaatttgcgtattattgccattgaccaaaacgattcttggacagatgaATCtagaaaaggaaaatgaaatttctgggaactaaacctaatgACCACgccaccattcggtttaaacatcagaaacgatttgccttCCCAGATGATCCAAAACAATTCCTATaaaattacgacggaatcggattaaaataatccgacacggattaaaataatccgatttTCCCCAAACTTCTGCTAAATCCAGCAAAAATCAGTAGGTCGCTTTGACTTCACAACCATGCCGAGACTCTTCtatataaaatagtttcaattcctgctactccttgtcacctATCCCCAcatattttataacaaatttttaaattaaaaaattaaaccaaTTATTACCTATAGCAGTATCTGCCTCCTTAGTTGTAATTAATCCCAAATTTTCCAATTGAACATtgttaataataaagcccttagaaTTGTTTGCGTTTTTCTCATAtggattttataaaaaaaaaaaacagatgaatTCTAACTATGCTATGTTTGATTATGGCAAACCATATGATAATATTATGCTATATTTGCTGTGCTATACTGTATAACTTGTGTTATAAATGTTATGCTAAATCATATTACGCTATGTTGCGTTATGTTATGACATaccatattataatataatgcTATATTGGCTATGCTATACTGTATAACttatgttataaatgttatgcTACACCATATTATGCTATGTTGCGTTATGTTATGACATaccatattataatattatatcctATATTTGCTATGCTATACTGTAGAACTGATGTTATTAATGTTATGCTACACCATATTATGCTATGCTGTGTTATGTTATGACATaccatattataatattatatgctatatttgctatgctatactgtataacttatgttataaatgttatgcTACACCATATTATGCTATGCTGTGTTATGTTATGACATaccatattataatattatgctATATTTGCTGTGCTATACTGTATAACTTATGTTATAAATGTTTTGCTACGCCATATTATGCTATGCTGTGTTATGTTATGACATaccataatataatattatgctaTATTTGCTGTGCTATACTGTATAAATGTTATGCTACACCATAGTATGCTGTGTTATGTTATGACATaccataatataatattatgctaTATTTGCTATGCTACGCTGTATAACTTATGTTATAAATGTTTTGCTACACCATATTATGCTATATTTGTTATGTTGTACTATATAACTTATGATATAAATGTTATGCTAAACAATATTATGTTTTGTGGTGCTTTCTTTGTATGTTTTCAATAACCAAATCCAGGTTCTCTTGGGTTTTGAGAGAATGTCtcccggttccgcttacgttttaataatcacacaaaagctattcgtgataattttgcagggttctcagtttccgaacatttcaatcttcatagtcattctctcaaaagcctaaaatgtatttttattgCCTCGAACACAAATCCGGTCCTGagcgtaaacgtaaagaaatcgattggatctttcgtattaagtttcacatcaccggcctcaacaaagacctGGGACCCCAATaattctatcattctatcagttctacaaacatatgtaatccgttctttgctccttaatccgcttcctgtatagtcatggtttactatttggttctaattccatcaatgcaactgcacttatctagcgtcatactttcattgtgtgttatattttttacttttcattcgactgtcATATATTGCTGACGAAgatcccagggggaccgaaaattccaatatattttctaaaacattactccttatttgtcaattgtgagtcatatcttatttttcttgttttctttattattattttcattttggagttaacgtggattttcgttttgatatatatatatataaatatatatgtatatatatatatttaattatttcttaatatattttatatgtatatatataatatatatatatattatatgtaaatatattttatatattttatatatatatatatatatatatatgtatatatatatatatatgtattacatattacatatgaTATGACGTACATATCGCGAACGTTACAGCCtgccatgcccagttggtatacgtatagcgttgcacataatatactctcacactcaaaccacagttcataaactgttcttcgaaatcgctggaaaaaaaaattcacggatcaaattaacagtaaaaggaaacttgaaaagtattcggaacaccgaaagatgaaacttggcggaatcgatgtcaaaGCAGATTAtagtaccgagaagcttaggcttcgcagaactgtccgattttAATCGTTAGGGAAGCCTACATGCGCAcattcgcgttggagctggatagcgcgatgtttaaacaacgaagagtctgctgttaaaacttatcttgtgtcacacaaagaccacgaaaccaccgatctactacatatatggcggattaaggagtttttgaaaacatatctaatttataagaaatttaaccaaaatttgaggaagaaattaatctatacaaacgcggtttttgttgtgattactgaaggtactgtacggagcgtgggttttgtcgcaatctgcattagcgtagatgacgtcacgttctgtactgttcatatcatattggaaatgtccatccttaacgtttaaaaaatcatttctctgtcaaacgcaacattggCGTTCTCATAACTTCACAACATGTTtgtaaaattatttatcatattttaaggtaacttcttgggccaccagacaatcctttaaAGTGTTTGGAAGTTCTATCCCTCGTCTTATACACAAACAACAATTACATGCAGGGCACCGTGAGTTAACAAAGAAAGATGGAGATAAGGCAACGAAATCCCTTTTTCTTCTGTAGTGAATGTGATCACACAAAGTGCACAACATTCGACAAATTTTCGAGAACTtcaagaagaggaattttttta is from Apostichopus japonicus isolate 1M-3 chromosome 16, ASM3797524v1, whole genome shotgun sequence and encodes:
- the LOC139983253 gene encoding leucine-rich repeat transmembrane protein FLRT3-like isoform X1; translated protein: MKGYCIYILVLATYTNCLEPCPKECYCPGWRIFQCDGNLMNITKFPVLEHLDVGNLIIINTDISSLTSGEVILPFFPNLIAVALKFCNIRSINNLIFNATREVESLDIAYNYLTSVPVQSFQVLTQLTILDLSGNMITQVEAFSFSCCDKLMFIQLRENLITKARYEATDGLVELQTLQLSNNVFESFPFPTENEITFFVKSLHLVSNNILKLNVAVPTKFPTCSHLDLSSNYLIALDDYGLHGFPLLETLRAPRNNISFVGKSLFGDEPHGLQALVLHENDIREIPSMLLTRLPNLTTLSLAKNNISNIHNFAFEHNSYLKYINLDENNIHTCSPLALVGLDNLDTLRISFNKLSLLPIDFFQVNHDFGLYLRGNNWGCDCSMKFLYDWFLKTRFFHYHVDCDTPLELKGKNLLELELKDFCTDGDVSTQSMAASTVLNTRMFVLQTELIGILFMVLVIVTIVLCLFKWSSRNN
- the LOC139983253 gene encoding uncharacterized protein isoform X2; translation: MKGYCIYILVLATYTNCLEPCPKECYCPGWRIFQCDGNLMNITKFPVLEHLDVGNLIIINTDISSLTSGEVILPFFPNLIAVALKFCNIRSINNLIFNATREVESLDIAYNYLTSVPVQSFQVLTQLTILDLSGNMITQVEAFSFSCCDKLMFIQLRENLITKARYEATDGLVELQTLQLSNNVFESFPFPTENEITFFVKSLHLVSNNILKLNVAVPTKFPTCSHLDLSSNYLIALDDYGLHGFPLLETLRAPRNNISFVGKSLFGDEPHGLQALVLHENDIREIPSMLLTRLPNLTTLSLAKNNISNIHNFAFEHNSYLKYINLDENNIHTCSPLALVGLDNLDTLRISFNKLSLLPIDFFQVNHDFGLYLRGNNWGCDCSMKFLYDWFLKTRFFHYHVDCDTPLELKDILFALTRTRAL